In the Candidatus Cloacimonas acidaminovorans str. Evry genome, one interval contains:
- the ftsY gene encoding signal recognition particle-docking protein FtsY, producing the protein MSTIIIKNGDKKVLNIVKNLKEKLAKTNSNFMGKITETVKKRKVVDEEMLAEIEEILLSCDTGIEMTDIILTRFKEQLKKDKVTDPEIAQIYLTDVMRDILLAENEETPDFFAEPQAKPYVVVFVGVNGTGKTTTIGKVAYKFNQMGKKVLIVAGDTFRAAAIEQIAIWAERAGVPIVRSQPDSDPAAIIYDGVHSALARGYDVVLIDTAGRQHTKDNLMKELTKIERTIQKLIPDAPHEVILVVDATTGQNAVSQAHNFDKAMKLTGIALTKYDGTSKGGIIFNLKYNLQLPVKLLGVGEGIEDLLPFKAVPFVKAFFEE; encoded by the coding sequence ATGTCAACAATAATAATTAAAAATGGAGATAAAAAAGTGCTAAACATCGTTAAAAACCTGAAAGAGAAGCTCGCTAAAACCAATAGCAATTTTATGGGAAAAATAACTGAGACCGTTAAAAAACGCAAAGTTGTTGATGAAGAAATGCTTGCGGAAATTGAAGAAATTCTGCTTAGCTGTGATACCGGAATAGAAATGACAGATATTATTTTAACCCGCTTTAAAGAACAGCTGAAAAAGGATAAAGTTACCGACCCGGAAATTGCTCAGATTTATCTTACAGATGTAATGAGAGATATCCTGCTGGCGGAAAATGAAGAAACACCCGATTTTTTTGCCGAACCGCAAGCAAAACCTTATGTGGTTGTCTTCGTAGGTGTAAACGGTACTGGCAAAACCACTACCATCGGCAAAGTTGCCTATAAATTTAACCAAATGGGAAAAAAGGTTTTAATCGTTGCTGGAGATACTTTCCGTGCTGCCGCTATTGAACAAATAGCTATTTGGGCTGAAAGAGCAGGTGTGCCAATTGTTCGTTCGCAACCGGATAGCGATCCTGCCGCTATTATCTATGATGGTGTTCATTCCGCTCTGGCACGTGGCTATGATGTTGTTTTAATTGATACTGCAGGCAGACAACATACCAAAGATAATTTGATGAAGGAACTGACCAAAATTGAACGCACTATCCAGAAACTTATTCCTGATGCACCTCACGAAGTGATTTTAGTTGTAGATGCCACAACGGGACAAAATGCCGTTTCCCAAGCTCATAATTTTGATAAAGCAATGAAATTAACCGGAATTGCTCTCACTAAATATGACGGAACTTCCAAAGGAGGTATTATTTTTAACCTGAAATATAATTTGCAATTACCGGTTAAACTTTTAGGCGTTGGAGAAGGGATTGAGGATTTGCTGCCGTTTAAAGCTGTGCCGTTTGTGAAAGCGTTCTTTGAAGAATAA
- a CDS encoding DUF3467 domain-containing protein has protein sequence MSNQPPQNQIQIKIDEKVGEGTYANFFVITNSPSEFIMDCGRILPGIPDARIYTRVLMTPSHAKQLMQLLEKNIDSYESQFGEIKIYGQQDNKPVGFKPEPKS, from the coding sequence ATGTCCAATCAGCCACCTCAGAATCAAATTCAGATTAAGATTGACGAAAAGGTCGGAGAAGGCACTTATGCCAATTTTTTCGTTATTACCAATTCTCCTTCCGAATTTATTATGGATTGCGGAAGAATACTTCCAGGAATTCCGGATGCCAGAATTTATACCCGGGTTTTGATGACTCCCTCGCATGCCAAGCAATTGATGCAGCTTTTAGAGAAAAACATAGATTCCTACGAAAGCCAGTTTGGGGAAATCAAAATTTACGGTCAGCAGGATAATAAACCGGTAGGGTTTAAGCCGGAGCCCAAGAGCTAA